A genome region from Tepidibacillus fermentans includes the following:
- a CDS encoding LamG domain-containing protein: MIGTGAVQTAQIADGSITDAKIVSLTATKITSGTIDTGQVTVQGANGKLRISGNRLQVFDNQQTPVERVSLGDVNGDGTVYGLRVRSADGATVLYDHNGVYSAGITDGAITNPKISSGAVDNRVIAANAITADKIVAGTITGDKIASNTITANNIAANTITAGSAIIADGAITTAKIGDGSITTVKIEDASITSAKIGAAQVDTVNIKDGSITNAKISDLSADKITSGVIDSSIVNVGNDKIELNGYTGNINLKRDDKTLGVTLGRYNYDTGVSDATFSRSSIAYKQDGTQVVTNTPRFETGKFGKAIMVEEGTQNLLKNASFEVYTGTTGVADGWSNWVKTGVTAVYSIDTTIYRSSGLKSQKIEITANSSGTTGGQCSLYQDVAVGASVNITHSIYYQISGVDVKIGVAGTAFDSTGAVISTFMSTTSPTGNTSGWQRLYVSGVTPANTAKVRFDISFQVNVANALGTIWIDDAQLEQKSYPTSIIFANDTTTQATRSAETMTIPTTGVLNPQEGTVECWCVLPNIPRDGDILVGTDSGWGGRIWLPFKSAGIPRISIYTSNINSDVLIYDVPSQYLNTWVYLVVTWDGQTKKLYLNGQMVASKSYTGTFNITTSSFMIGKSLNSLIDDLRISRRARTDAEIAAAYASNTPLIADEYTTYKLEFDGSLNKISSNYGLKVLDGYIDASSITTGTLDASKVNVVNLNASNITTGTLKSITIDSVTGVYSGDIKTANLFIDGQGGQNDGLGMGAITVKVPNSVGTSTMYTIGASRLGSGDDFEVYLGFTDRIGGTVTSLTQVKIDAGMLYTTGHIHSLEYIEADGDYYLASGKQITSKYNNGPILKDHANGNITLNAAGGSLYLGYYNTGVIYNQVKTFMPNGSGIKGNNTGNANVSYFAFYESDGATRQGWIGAGSSSNSDIYLSADVGSVRLNAYNSIVYFGSTSVDYGGGNARWRRDASNYIYQDGSQVVFYIGGEAKHTFRSDGTKSGGSIVIDGKNYGMSPIDSPRTLISDLMQGINVSTTGTKVYLDSVFYKTINGYSLFFNKNGIEIVEQAPDYFVIKSTDVDKVVDVFIIGTRVGEEGKYYYNLDIIDGGVSS, translated from the coding sequence TTGATAGGAACAGGTGCAGTACAAACAGCACAAATTGCAGATGGTAGTATCACGGATGCAAAAATTGTTAGTTTAACAGCAACTAAAATAACGTCCGGGACTATTGATACTGGACAAGTAACTGTGCAAGGTGCGAACGGAAAATTACGTATTAGTGGCAACCGTCTACAAGTGTTCGACAATCAACAAACACCCGTCGAGCGTGTTTCGTTAGGTGATGTAAATGGTGATGGTACCGTTTACGGTTTAAGAGTTAGAAGCGCAGATGGAGCGACTGTTTTATATGACCACAACGGTGTTTATTCGGCTGGTATTACAGATGGGGCAATTACAAATCCTAAAATCTCAAGTGGAGCAGTAGACAATCGAGTAATTGCCGCGAATGCTATTACAGCCGATAAAATCGTTGCTGGTACGATTACAGGTGATAAAATAGCGTCTAATACTATAACTGCAAACAATATTGCGGCAAATACCATCACAGCAGGTAGTGCTATCATTGCAGATGGTGCTATAACTACTGCGAAAATTGGTGATGGTTCAATCACTACAGTTAAAATTGAGGATGCGTCAATAACAAGTGCTAAAATAGGCGCTGCTCAAGTTGATACAGTCAATATTAAAGATGGTTCAATAACAAATGCAAAAATATCAGATTTGTCAGCAGACAAAATAACTTCAGGTGTTATTGATTCATCTATAGTAAATGTAGGAAATGACAAAATTGAATTAAATGGATATACAGGGAACATAAATCTAAAACGAGATGACAAAACTTTAGGTGTAACACTTGGGAGATATAATTATGATACTGGCGTTAGTGATGCTACATTTAGTAGAAGTAGTATCGCATACAAACAAGATGGCACACAAGTCGTAACAAACACACCACGATTCGAGACAGGCAAATTCGGCAAGGCAATCATGGTGGAAGAGGGGACGCAGAACTTACTCAAGAACGCCAGCTTTGAGGTGTACACGGGAACGACTGGTGTGGCGGATGGGTGGAGTAACTGGGTAAAAACTGGTGTAACTGCAGTTTATTCTATTGATACTACTATTTATCGGTCATCTGGGTTGAAGTCGCAAAAAATAGAGATAACAGCAAATTCTTCTGGTACGACTGGTGGGCAATGCTCATTGTATCAAGATGTCGCTGTCGGTGCTTCTGTTAATATTACTCATTCCATTTATTATCAGATTTCTGGAGTAGATGTAAAAATAGGAGTTGCCGGTACTGCATTTGACAGCACAGGTGCGGTAATATCTACTTTCATGAGTACAACATCACCAACAGGAAATACATCAGGTTGGCAACGATTATATGTATCAGGAGTTACTCCCGCAAACACTGCAAAAGTTAGATTTGATATATCTTTCCAAGTCAATGTTGCAAATGCACTTGGTACTATTTGGATTGATGATGCTCAGTTAGAACAAAAATCCTACCCAACATCAATCATCTTTGCCAACGACACCACGACGCAAGCTACCCGCTCCGCCGAGACCATGACTATCCCAACGACGGGGGTATTGAATCCGCAGGAGGGGACGGTGGAGTGCTGGTGCGTGTTACCTAATATTCCTAGAGACGGCGATATACTTGTTGGTACTGATTCTGGCTGGGGTGGTCGCATATGGCTGCCATTTAAATCTGCAGGCATACCACGTATTTCAATCTATACAAGTAATATCAATTCTGATGTGCTTATTTACGATGTACCATCTCAATATTTAAATACATGGGTTTATTTAGTAGTTACTTGGGATGGGCAAACAAAGAAACTTTATTTAAATGGGCAAATGGTTGCTAGTAAATCTTACACAGGAACATTTAATATTACTACATCATCGTTTATGATAGGTAAATCATTAAACTCCCTCATCGACGACCTTCGCATTTCCAGACGTGCTAGAACTGATGCAGAAATAGCGGCTGCGTATGCGAGCAATACGCCATTAATTGCTGATGAATATACAACATACAAATTGGAATTTGATGGCAGCCTAAATAAAATTTCATCAAATTATGGATTGAAAGTATTGGATGGATATATTGATGCTTCGTCTATTACAACAGGCACACTTGATGCCTCAAAAGTAAATGTTGTCAACTTAAACGCATCAAATATTACAACAGGAACGCTAAAATCAATAACAATTGATTCGGTCACTGGCGTTTATAGTGGTGACATTAAAACAGCAAACCTATTTATTGACGGACAAGGCGGGCAAAATGATGGGCTCGGCATGGGTGCAATTACAGTAAAAGTACCTAATAGTGTAGGGACTAGCACAATGTATACGATAGGCGCTAGTCGACTAGGGTCTGGAGATGACTTTGAAGTGTACCTTGGATTCACTGATAGGATTGGCGGAACGGTTACATCATTAACACAAGTAAAAATTGATGCTGGAATGTTATACACAACTGGACACATACACAGCTTGGAGTACATTGAAGCAGATGGCGATTATTATTTAGCTTCTGGTAAGCAAATTACAAGCAAATATAACAACGGCCCGATCTTAAAAGACCACGCAAACGGTAATATTACGCTTAATGCAGCTGGCGGTTCTTTATATTTAGGTTATTACAATACAGGAGTAATTTATAATCAAGTAAAAACATTTATGCCTAATGGCTCTGGCATAAAAGGCAACAATACTGGGAATGCAAATGTATCTTATTTTGCATTTTACGAAAGTGATGGAGCTACACGTCAAGGATGGATAGGTGCAGGTAGTTCATCAAATAGCGATATATATCTTTCCGCTGATGTCGGCAGTGTCAGGTTGAACGCTTATAACTCTATCGTCTATTTCGGGTCAACTTCGGTAGATTATGGTGGCGGTAATGCTCGTTGGAGACGGGATGCATCAAACTATATCTATCAAGATGGATCGCAGGTTGTGTTCTACATTGGTGGTGAAGCAAAACATACATTTAGGTCTGATGGGACTAAGTCTGGTGGGTCTATCGTAATTGACGGAAAAAACTACGGTATGTCGCCTATCGACAGTCCGCGAACGTTGATCAGTGACCTAATGCAAGGGATTAATGTGTCAACGACAGGAACAAAAGTTTATCTGGATTCAGTCTTCTACAAAACTATCAATGGATATTCACTTTTCTTTAATAAAAACGGAATCGAAATAGTAGAACAAGCACCTGACTATTTCGTCATAAAAAGCACTGACGTTGATAAAGTTGTAGATGTTTTTATCATAGGTACACGTGTTGGAGAAGAAGGAAAATACTACTATAACCTTGACATCATTGATGGAGGTGTTTCATCTTGA